The following proteins come from a genomic window of Microtus ochrogaster isolate Prairie Vole_2 unplaced genomic scaffold, MicOch1.0 UNK1, whole genome shotgun sequence:
- the Snrnp27 gene encoding U4/U6.U5 small nuclear ribonucleoprotein 27 kDa protein, translating into MGRSRSRSPRRERRRSRSTSRDRERRRRERSRSRERDRRRSRSRSPHRRRSRSPRRHRSTSPSPSRLKERRDEEKKETKEIKSKERQITEEDLEGKTEEEIEMMKLMGFASFDSTKGKKVDGSVNAYAINVSQKRKYRQYMNRKGGFNRPLDFIA; encoded by the exons ATGGGTCGTAGCCGTAGCCGCTCCCCGCGGAGGG aGCGTAGGCGATCCCGGTCCACATCCCGGGATCGAGAAAGAAGGCGCCGAGAAAGGTCCAGGTCCCGGGAGAGGGATCGCAGAAGGAGCCGCTCAAGATCCCCACACCGAAGACGCTCCAG GTCTCCAAGGCGTCATAGGTCCacatctccttccccttctcgactgaaagaaagaagagatgaagagaagaaagaaactaaagaaataaagagcaaaGAACGTCAGATTACTG AGGAAGATTTGGAGGgtaaaacagaggaagaaatagaaatgatgaaattaaTGGGATTTGCCTCTTTTGACTCCACAAAA ggGAAGAAGGTAGATGGTTCTGTAAATGCCTATGCCATAAACGTGTCTCAGAAGAGGAAATACAG gCAGTACATGAATCGGAAAGGCGGATTCAACAGACCTCTGGATTTTATTGCATAA